Proteins encoded by one window of Desulfovibrio ferrophilus:
- the dsrM gene encoding sulfate reduction electron transfer complex DsrMKJOP subunit DsrM, with the protein MNALYSLFAVFVLILVGMGGTAAGMTHLFGVVIPYLAIAIFFVGFVAKVIGWAKSPVPFRIPTTGGQMKSHDWIRHSKLDNPQTTGQTIARMALEILCFRSLFRNLAVQRFGSTEDGVDMKVRYASSKWLWGFALLFHYSFLIVFVRHFRLFTDPVPGFLSGLEFFDGLLQLGVPTLYLTDVFLVLGATFLLLRRALLPQVRYISLVADYFPLFLILSVACSGIMMRYFGKTDIMAVKELTMGLFSFAPAAHIEGIGAIFYIHLFLVCVLIAYFPFSKLMHLGGVFLSPTRNLPNDNRAKHHRNPWNDPNVKAHSYADYEDEFREKMVEAGLPVEKGLDEAAQTEAQ; encoded by the coding sequence ATGAACGCACTGTATTCACTTTTCGCCGTCTTCGTTCTCATCCTTGTCGGGATGGGCGGAACCGCGGCTGGAATGACCCACTTGTTCGGAGTGGTCATTCCGTACCTGGCGATCGCAATCTTCTTTGTAGGATTCGTCGCCAAAGTCATTGGCTGGGCAAAATCGCCCGTGCCATTCAGGATCCCCACGACCGGGGGTCAGATGAAATCGCACGATTGGATCCGGCATTCCAAGCTGGACAATCCGCAAACCACCGGCCAGACCATTGCACGCATGGCGTTGGAAATCCTGTGTTTCCGCTCCCTGTTCCGCAATCTGGCCGTGCAGCGCTTCGGCAGCACCGAGGACGGCGTGGACATGAAAGTCCGCTACGCTTCCTCCAAGTGGCTGTGGGGCTTTGCGCTGCTTTTCCACTACTCCTTCCTGATCGTGTTCGTGCGGCACTTCCGCCTGTTCACCGATCCGGTTCCGGGCTTCCTGTCCGGTCTGGAGTTCTTTGATGGTCTGCTGCAGCTCGGCGTGCCCACCCTGTACCTGACGGACGTGTTCCTGGTACTGGGCGCGACATTCCTGCTGCTCAGGCGCGCCCTGCTCCCGCAGGTTCGCTACATCTCCTTGGTGGCCGACTATTTCCCGCTGTTCCTGATCCTGTCCGTTGCCTGTTCCGGCATCATGATGCGCTACTTCGGCAAGACCGACATCATGGCTGTTAAGGAACTGACCATGGGCCTGTTCAGCTTTGCGCCTGCGGCGCACATCGAGGGAATCGGTGCCATCTTCTACATCCACCTGTTCCTCGTCTGCGTGCTGATCGCGTATTTCCCGTTCAGCAAGCTGATGCACCTGGGTGGTGTGTTCCTGTCTCCGACCAGGAACCTTCCCAACGACAACCGGGCGAAGCATCACCGCAATCCCTGGAACGACCCGAACGTCAAGGCTCACAGCTACGCGGATTACGAAGACGAATTCCGTGAAAAGATGGTTGAAGCCGGACTTCCCGTCGAGAAAGGCCTGGACGAGGCCGCTCAAACCGAGGCCCAGTAG
- a CDS encoding B12-binding domain-containing radical SAM protein has translation MPAPKVALIYAYWLEERTHTEDIRSVPIGTYAIAAACIQAGYEVRVFDWHGKRGFEDDMEAELRSFAPDVVGFTVLQANRFGALEIAALAKRVLSDVPVVFGGISATALWDFFLRHYPQLDAVVLGEGDVTMPELVAALCAGDDLASVAGIAYRGPQGPCCSAVRPPVKNLDDLPIPARWFRYNHLALTRGCPGRCTFCGSPDFWGPRVRFRSAKHFVDEMQLLVEQGIDNLYVSDDTFTLDKGRVIEVCREILDRGLDVQWQAISRVNAVDAEVLGWMRRAGCIQISFGVESGDTEIRDFLNKNIREEDVVRAFALSHSVGILARAYFIYGCPGESEATVDRTLALIDRIRPLVCHFFILSIFPGTALYERYKQQTGATDDIWLERIEDIKYFQTDETLDLETVERFGNRLRSEYGVRLPEYAARVELSGDPELAVRHADFLARLGMTFHDGDYSSNPLVNDPLSVAEVLYRRALDYHPDATAALGLGLILQKRREYPESVRALALGLTANEGHPKLCMALAVSLMNLGEFGKALSFLLPFEDNPQALQYAALCFRNMGEREHESRTLERLRGLQKG, from the coding sequence ATGCCCGCGCCCAAGGTGGCGCTCATCTATGCCTATTGGTTGGAGGAGCGTACCCACACAGAAGATATCCGTAGCGTGCCCATCGGCACCTATGCCATTGCTGCGGCCTGTATCCAGGCCGGATATGAGGTGCGTGTTTTTGATTGGCACGGTAAGCGTGGCTTTGAAGACGACATGGAGGCCGAGCTCCGAAGCTTTGCCCCGGATGTGGTCGGATTCACGGTTCTTCAGGCCAACCGCTTTGGTGCATTGGAGATCGCGGCACTGGCGAAGCGGGTGCTGTCCGATGTTCCGGTGGTGTTCGGTGGAATCTCGGCCACTGCCCTCTGGGACTTTTTTCTGAGGCACTACCCTCAGCTTGATGCCGTGGTTTTGGGCGAAGGTGACGTCACCATGCCCGAGCTGGTGGCGGCGTTATGCGCAGGCGATGATCTGGCTTCGGTTGCGGGGATTGCCTATCGTGGCCCGCAGGGACCGTGCTGCAGCGCTGTGCGCCCGCCCGTGAAGAATCTGGATGACCTGCCCATCCCCGCTCGCTGGTTTCGCTACAATCATCTGGCCTTGACCCGTGGCTGTCCTGGGCGCTGCACGTTCTGCGGTTCTCCTGACTTCTGGGGTCCAAGGGTTCGTTTCCGTTCGGCCAAGCATTTCGTGGATGAGATGCAGCTCCTTGTCGAGCAGGGCATTGATAATCTCTATGTGTCTGACGACACTTTTACTCTGGACAAGGGCCGGGTCATCGAGGTCTGCCGCGAGATTCTGGACCGAGGCCTGGATGTCCAGTGGCAGGCCATCTCACGCGTCAATGCGGTGGACGCCGAGGTGCTCGGCTGGATGCGCCGGGCCGGGTGCATTCAGATCAGTTTCGGGGTGGAGAGTGGTGATACGGAGATTCGCGATTTCCTGAATAAGAATATCCGCGAGGAAGATGTGGTTCGGGCCTTTGCGCTCAGCCACAGCGTGGGCATTCTGGCGCGAGCCTATTTCATCTATGGCTGTCCGGGCGAATCCGAGGCCACTGTGGATCGAACCCTGGCGCTCATTGACCGCATCCGCCCCCTGGTCTGTCATTTCTTCATTCTGTCCATTTTTCCGGGCACAGCGCTATATGAGCGCTATAAGCAGCAGACTGGGGCTACGGACGATATCTGGTTGGAACGGATTGAAGACATCAAGTATTTTCAGACCGACGAGACCCTGGATCTGGAAACCGTGGAGCGTTTCGGAAATAGGCTGCGAAGTGAATATGGTGTCCGTCTGCCGGAGTATGCTGCGAGAGTGGAATTGTCTGGTGATCCAGAATTGGCCGTCCGCCATGCCGATTTTCTGGCGCGTCTGGGCATGACCTTCCACGATGGCGATTATTCCAGTAACCCACTGGTGAACGATCCCCTCTCGGTGGCGGAGGTCTTGTACCGCCGGGCCCTGGACTATCACCCCGACGCCACCGCGGCTTTGGGATTGGGGTTGATTTTGCAGAAACGCAGGGAATACCCCGAATCCGTACGCGCTCTGGCCTTGGGCCTGACCGCCAACGAAGGGCACCCGAAGTTGTGTATGGCTTTGGCCGTGTCACTCATGAATCTCGGAGAATTCGGCAAGGCATTGTCGTTTCTGCTGCCTTTCGAGGACAACCCCCAGGCTTTGCAGTATGCGGCCCTGTGCTTCCGCAATATGGGCGAGCGCGAGCATGAATCCCGAACTCTGGAGCGGCTGCGCGGTTTGCAGAAAGGCTAA
- a CDS encoding Rid family detoxifying hydrolase, with protein MQFVQTEKAAAAVGPYSQAADTGALVFVSGQLGLSPKTGDMAEGFEAQTRQALSNMKAIIEAAGRTVNDVAAVDVFVTDMGQFPVFNGIYAAFFGEHKPARAVIEVSALPKAGLVEIKCVVAKA; from the coding sequence ATGCAGTTTGTTCAGACTGAAAAAGCAGCCGCAGCAGTGGGACCTTATTCTCAGGCCGCAGATACGGGTGCCCTCGTCTTTGTCAGCGGTCAGCTTGGTCTGTCGCCTAAAACCGGTGATATGGCTGAGGGGTTCGAGGCTCAGACGCGGCAGGCGCTGTCGAACATGAAAGCCATCATTGAAGCTGCGGGCCGGACCGTGAACGATGTGGCAGCCGTGGACGTCTTTGTGACGGATATGGGGCAGTTTCCTGTGTTCAACGGTATTTATGCCGCATTTTTTGGGGAGCATAAACCGGCTCGCGCGGTGATCGAAGTTTCTGCCTTGCCCAAGGCGGGGCTGGTTGAAATCAAGTGCGTGGTGGCCAAGGCGTAG
- a CDS encoding RsbRD N-terminal domain-containing protein yields MHLIDLLRENREAVLERWFDLIVKTYPGLSSMFLHKKHRWGNPVGTNIDGAIAGLFDELLKDEAGEDLAPLIDTVVRIRTVQDYSPSEAVAILIFIKHVVREQFAKQIDAGEVPVSEVLQFESRVDTMMLVAFDIYTKCRNQLFELRLEDFKRHFSGVLRKKGITVDYPKFE; encoded by the coding sequence ATGCACCTTATCGATCTTCTACGCGAAAACAGAGAAGCCGTTCTTGAACGTTGGTTCGATCTAATCGTCAAGACTTACCCGGGGTTGAGTTCGATGTTTCTGCACAAGAAGCACCGTTGGGGCAACCCTGTGGGCACCAATATCGATGGAGCCATCGCAGGCCTCTTTGACGAATTATTGAAGGACGAGGCCGGTGAAGACCTCGCTCCTTTAATCGATACCGTTGTCCGCATTCGCACGGTACAGGACTACTCGCCTTCCGAGGCGGTAGCCATTCTGATCTTCATCAAGCATGTAGTCCGCGAGCAGTTTGCCAAGCAGATCGATGCCGGCGAAGTGCCCGTGAGCGAAGTCCTGCAGTTCGAGTCCAGAGTGGACACGATGATGCTGGTGGCCTTCGACATCTACACAAAATGCCGCAACCAGTTGTTCGAGCTTCGGCTCGAGGACTTCAAGCGCCATTTTTCCGGAGTGCTCCGGAAAAAGGGAATTACAGTCGATTACCCGAAGTTCGAATGA